In Duganella zoogloeoides, a single genomic region encodes these proteins:
- the thiS gene encoding sulfur carrier protein ThiS translates to MIEIELNGAPHAVPARQTLDQLIDGLSLTGQALALAVNRAVVPRQQWPYRELQPQDKVDIVRAIGGG, encoded by the coding sequence ATGATCGAAATCGAATTGAATGGCGCGCCGCACGCGGTGCCGGCGCGCCAGACCCTGGACCAGCTGATCGATGGCTTGTCATTGACGGGCCAGGCGCTGGCGCTGGCCGTCAACCGCGCAGTGGTGCCGCGCCAGCAATGGCCGTACCGTGAGCTGCAACCGCAGGACAAGGTGGACATCGTGCGCGCCATCGGCGGCGGCTGA
- a CDS encoding thiazole synthase has protein sequence MNQDLLTIAGKTYQSRLLVGSGKYRDLQQTREATDAAGAEIITVAIRRVNIGQDPTAPSLLDVLPPSQYTILPNTAGCYTAKDAIYTLQMARELLNGHKLVKLEVLGDEKTLFPHMPETLIAAEALVKDGFDVMVYCSDDPIQAKILEDIGCVAVMPLASLIGSGMGILNPWNLSLIIEQAKVPVLVDAGVGTASDAAIAMELGCDGVLMNTAIAGARDPVRMARAMQLGVQAGREAFLAGRIARKFAASPSSPMAGRLA, from the coding sequence ATGAACCAAGACTTATTGACCATCGCAGGAAAAACCTATCAATCGCGCCTGCTGGTCGGCAGCGGCAAGTACCGCGACCTGCAACAGACCCGCGAGGCCACCGATGCGGCCGGCGCGGAAATCATCACCGTGGCGATTCGCCGCGTCAACATCGGCCAGGATCCGACAGCGCCGAGCCTGCTCGACGTGCTGCCGCCGTCGCAGTACACGATCCTGCCCAACACGGCCGGCTGCTACACGGCCAAGGACGCGATCTATACCTTGCAGATGGCGCGCGAACTGCTCAACGGTCACAAGCTGGTCAAGCTCGAAGTGCTCGGCGACGAAAAAACGCTGTTCCCGCACATGCCGGAAACCCTGATCGCGGCCGAGGCACTCGTCAAAGACGGCTTCGACGTGATGGTGTATTGCAGCGACGATCCGATCCAGGCCAAGATTTTAGAGGACATTGGCTGCGTGGCGGTGATGCCGCTGGCGTCCCTGATCGGCTCCGGCATGGGCATCCTCAACCCGTGGAACCTGTCGCTGATCATCGAGCAGGCCAAGGTGCCGGTGCTGGTCGATGCCGGCGTGGGCACGGCGTCGGACGCGGCGATCGCCATGGAACTGGGCTGTGACGGCGTGCTGATGAACACGGCCATTGCCGGCGCGCGCGACCCGGTACGCATGGCGCGCGCCATGCAGCTCGGTGTGCAGGCCGGGCGCGAAGCATTCCTGGCCGGCCGCATCGCCCGCAAATTCGCCGCATCGCCGTCGTCGCCGATGGCGGGCCGGCTGGCATGA
- the thiD gene encoding bifunctional hydroxymethylpyrimidine kinase/phosphomethylpyrimidine kinase — protein MSAVTAPVQRPCVLVFSGLDPSGGAGLVADAQAVAAQGAHALTVCTALTVQDNDRVFAVEPVATDLVLRQARALTGKMAIGAVKIGIPGSAANALAIADVIRALRRVQPQLPVVLDPVLASGHGDVLTPGDAVAALAPLLALATVLTPNGPEAYRLTGVEAGAAQAAMLRGQGCRNVLITGGHDDGPHLLNHCYGDVDHQWQWQRLPGQFHGSGCTLAAAIAGHLALRLPLVAALERAQHYCFGALRDAYAVAAGQRMPHR, from the coding sequence ATGAGTGCGGTCACTGCGCCGGTTCAGCGCCCGTGCGTGCTGGTGTTTTCCGGGCTCGATCCGTCCGGCGGCGCCGGCCTGGTGGCCGATGCGCAGGCGGTGGCGGCGCAGGGCGCGCACGCGCTGACCGTGTGCACGGCGCTCACGGTGCAGGACAACGACCGGGTGTTTGCGGTCGAACCGGTGGCCACCGACCTGGTGCTGCGCCAAGCGCGCGCGCTGACCGGCAAGATGGCGATCGGCGCGGTCAAGATCGGCATTCCCGGCAGCGCCGCCAATGCGCTGGCGATTGCCGACGTGATCCGCGCACTGCGGCGCGTGCAGCCGCAGCTGCCGGTCGTGCTGGACCCGGTGCTGGCCAGCGGCCACGGCGACGTGCTCACGCCCGGCGATGCGGTGGCCGCGCTGGCGCCGTTGCTGGCGCTGGCGACAGTGCTCACGCCCAACGGCCCGGAGGCATATCGCCTCACCGGTGTCGAAGCAGGCGCGGCGCAAGCGGCCATGCTGCGCGGGCAGGGCTGCCGCAACGTACTGATCACGGGCGGCCACGACGATGGTCCGCACCTGCTCAACCACTGTTACGGTGATGTGGACCACCAATGGCAGTGGCAGCGCCTGCCGGGCCAGTTTCACGGCAGCGGCTGCACCCTCGCCGCCGCCATCGCCGGCCACCTGGCGCTGCGGCTGCCACTGGTCGCTGCGCTTGAGCGAGCCCAGCATTACTGCTTTGGCGCGCTGCGCGACGCCTACGCGGTGGCCGCCGGGCAGCGCATGCCGCACCGATGA
- the thiE gene encoding thiamine phosphate synthase: MQGLYLVTPNWDDTDQLLAVTEQALQAGKGSIALLQYRHKDAGPARRRAQAAALLALCRRYGVPFIVNDFVDLCQEIGADGVHLGGTDAGVAAVRAQLGADKIIGASCYGDLALAVAAQNDGASYVAFGGFYPSLVKKYDFVTRPELLDQARAVIRVPTVVIGGMTPQNAAPLVARGADMVAAITSVYRTENQADSVARAVHAFAALFSRPVAG; the protein is encoded by the coding sequence ATGCAAGGACTTTACCTGGTCACTCCCAACTGGGACGACACCGATCAACTGCTGGCCGTGACCGAGCAGGCGCTGCAAGCCGGCAAGGGCAGCATCGCATTGCTGCAATATCGCCACAAGGACGCCGGCCCGGCCCGGCGCCGCGCGCAGGCCGCGGCGCTGCTGGCGCTGTGCCGGCGCTATGGCGTGCCGTTCATCGTCAACGACTTCGTCGATCTGTGCCAGGAAATCGGTGCGGACGGCGTACACCTGGGCGGCACCGACGCCGGCGTGGCTGCCGTGCGCGCGCAACTGGGCGCCGACAAGATCATCGGCGCCTCGTGCTACGGCGACCTGGCGCTGGCGGTGGCCGCGCAGAACGACGGCGCCAGTTACGTGGCGTTCGGCGGTTTTTATCCGTCGCTGGTCAAGAAATATGATTTCGTCACACGGCCCGAATTGCTCGACCAGGCGCGCGCCGTGATCCGCGTGCCGACCGTGGTGATCGGCGGCATGACCCCGCAAAACGCCGCACCGCTGGTTGCGCGGGGTGCCGATATGGTGGCGGCAATCACCAGCGTTTATCGGACCGAAAATCAGGCCGACAGCGTGGCGCGGGCGGTGCATGCTTTTGCAGCGTTGTTTTCCAGGCCTGTGGCAGGGTAA
- a CDS encoding ANTAR domain-containing response regulator, whose translation MPNSLPQKRPILIVDDDPLLLDFLGEVLGHAGYDILKASSAEQALQLIAQREPDMALLDIHMPGMTGLELAKQLHATSSVPFMFLSGRGDADAGKQAASYGAVGFLVKPVDEKQLMPAFAAGLARADEIRQLRRTELNLNAALAAGRETSLAVGLLMCKFQTDRNTAFEVLRDHARSNRRKVNEVADQLLAAEETLNGLHAAFSQRLKK comes from the coding sequence ATGCCCAATTCCCTGCCCCAGAAGCGTCCCATCCTGATTGTCGATGACGACCCGTTATTGCTCGATTTCCTGGGCGAAGTGCTCGGCCATGCCGGTTACGACATCCTCAAGGCCTCGTCGGCAGAGCAAGCGCTGCAACTGATCGCCCAGCGCGAACCCGATATGGCGCTGCTGGACATCCACATGCCCGGCATGACCGGCCTGGAACTGGCCAAGCAGTTGCACGCCACCAGTTCGGTGCCGTTCATGTTCCTGTCCGGCCGTGGCGATGCCGATGCCGGCAAGCAGGCCGCCTCGTATGGCGCGGTCGGTTTCCTGGTCAAGCCGGTGGACGAGAAGCAGCTGATGCCGGCGTTTGCCGCCGGCCTGGCGCGCGCCGACGAAATCCGCCAGCTGCGCCGCACCGAGTTGAACCTGAACGCGGCGCTGGCCGCCGGCCGCGAAACCAGCCTGGCCGTGGGCCTGTTGATGTGCAAATTCCAGACCGACCGCAACACCGCGTTCGAAGTGTTGCGCGACCATGCGCGCTCGAACCGGCGCAAGGTCAACGAGGTGGCCGACCAGTTGCTGGCGGCCGAAGAAACCCTCAATGGCTTGCATGCTGCATTCAGCCAGCGTCTGAAAAAATAG
- a CDS encoding response regulator yields the protein MPFDTSSNTQRSDQDQSAAIGFSIYVTAPRVLHIDSDADTALVLTALLVPETRVTHVTTIAAAQDLLLSEQFALVVIDPELRDGDAGLLLDNLHHLQPGARVLVYSARHPEADIRGGAFLPKPWTSPRQLWRTVSDLLDLGSTMPVEPQ from the coding sequence ATGCCTTTCGATACTTCCAGCAACACCCAACGTTCCGACCAGGACCAGAGCGCCGCCATCGGCTTTTCCATTTACGTCACCGCCCCGCGCGTGCTGCACATCGACAGCGATGCCGACACCGCGCTGGTGCTGACCGCGCTGCTGGTGCCGGAAACCCGCGTCACCCACGTCACGACCATTGCTGCCGCCCAGGACTTGCTGCTGAGCGAACAGTTCGCGCTGGTGGTGATCGATCCCGAACTGCGCGACGGCGACGCCGGCCTGCTGCTCGACAACCTGCACCATTTGCAGCCGGGCGCCCGCGTGCTGGTGTATTCGGCGCGCCACCCCGAAGCCGACATCCGCGGCGGCGCCTTCCTGCCCAAGCCGTGGACGTCGCCGCGCCAGCTGTGGCGCACGGTTTCCGATTTGCTCGATCTCGGCAGCACCATGCCAGTAGAACCGCAGTAA
- a CDS encoding S-(hydroxymethyl)glutathione dehydrogenase/class III alcohol dehydrogenase, producing the protein MKTKAAVAWSAGQPLTIEEVDLQGPRAGEVLIELKATGICHTDYYTLSGADPEGIFPAILGHEGAGIVVDVGPGVTTLKKDDHVIPLYTPECRQCKFCLSRKTNLCQAIRSTQGRGLMPDATSRFSLDGKPLFHYMGTSTFSNYIVVPEIALAKIREDAPFDKVCYIGCGVTTGVGAVVFSAKVEAGANVVVFGLGGIGLNVIQAAKMVGADKIIGVDINPNRQEMARKFGMTHFINPKDTPNVVDHIVQLTDGGADYSFECVGNTQLMREALECTHKGWGQSFIIGVAAAGQEISTRPFQLVTGREWKGSAFGGARGRTDVPKIVDWYMEGKLNIDDLITHRLPLERINEGFDLMKSGESIRSVVLY; encoded by the coding sequence ATGAAAACCAAAGCAGCCGTAGCATGGAGCGCGGGCCAGCCGTTGACGATCGAGGAAGTGGACCTGCAAGGCCCGCGCGCCGGCGAGGTGCTGATCGAACTCAAGGCCACCGGCATCTGCCATACCGACTACTACACGCTGTCCGGCGCCGACCCGGAAGGCATTTTCCCGGCGATTCTCGGCCATGAAGGCGCGGGCATCGTGGTCGATGTCGGCCCCGGCGTGACCACCCTCAAAAAAGACGACCACGTCATCCCGCTGTACACCCCGGAATGCCGCCAGTGCAAATTCTGCCTGTCGCGCAAGACCAACCTGTGCCAGGCGATCCGTTCCACGCAAGGCCGGGGCCTGATGCCCGACGCCACCAGCCGCTTCTCGCTCGACGGCAAGCCGCTGTTCCATTACATGGGTACCTCGACTTTCTCGAACTACATCGTGGTGCCGGAAATCGCACTGGCGAAAATCCGCGAAGACGCGCCGTTCGACAAGGTTTGCTACATCGGTTGCGGCGTGACCACCGGCGTGGGCGCCGTGGTGTTCTCGGCCAAGGTGGAGGCGGGCGCCAACGTGGTGGTGTTCGGCCTGGGCGGCATCGGCCTGAACGTGATCCAGGCGGCCAAGATGGTGGGCGCCGACAAGATCATCGGGGTCGATATCAACCCGAACCGCCAGGAGATGGCGCGCAAGTTCGGCATGACGCACTTCATCAACCCGAAAGACACGCCAAACGTGGTTGACCACATCGTGCAACTGACCGACGGCGGCGCCGACTACAGTTTCGAGTGCGTGGGCAACACGCAACTGATGCGCGAAGCGCTCGAGTGCACCCACAAGGGTTGGGGACAGTCGTTCATCATCGGCGTGGCGGCGGCCGGCCAGGAAATCTCGACCCGGCCGTTCCAGCTGGTGACGGGCCGCGAGTGGAAAGGTTCCGCCTTTGGTGGCGCCCGTGGCCGCACCGACGTGCCGAAGATCGTCGACTGGTACATGGAAGGCAAGCTCAATATCGACGACCTGATCACCCACCGTTTGCCGCTCGAGCGCATCAACGAAGGTTTCGACCTGATGAAGTCGGGAGAGTCGATCCGCTCCGTGGTACTTTATTAA
- a CDS encoding M56 family metallopeptidase gives MDVLQTLVPAVGWALLHFIWQGLLIGWAVALSMHLLRRARPHTRYAVACAGLLLCAALPVASVLSQLHAADASPGASLGAITLIPSFVSGANAAPVSLLDQPALAGWEAVLRGQLPWVVGLWLAGAALMSLRLAIGLKWVAERTRSDRYTVNHYWQRRLSCLARRAGLDLHVRLGVADGLDSPVTAGCWRPIVLVPASLITGMPPELLEALLAHELAHIKRRDYLVNLIQSAVEIVLFYHPSVWALSRRIRIEREQIADDLAVSMLGQPQMLAKALSELDKFQFDTVQLAHAAHGGNLMSRIKRLLRPDVEPVSWKMVVPLLGLCAASAVFYVQAAPNPPAAAQPGAALAPTAAAVAAVQEASNALDVSNATDAADAPSSPDAMDAAEASEVAASAEPLAAVAPAAPAMPALPPVPAAPKAVPELVALAAPAAPAAPAAPAAPAAPAAPAAPAAPAAPMADHAMQSQVSIEGMTMLRGKRDSAYALVPLDRSRMLIAGNTDDMLKVADLRKTIKGEFIWFAERDKSYVIEDPALVAQAIAAWVPVQKLDAQMKVHGDKMQAQGKVMEAAAEKMRLNLEANGGLREVEQRGHEIGRAAAQQAIIAQSLAQVALERAALPASDTDKRAALDARRAQLQAQLAPLAREMDAQQLRLVAQSAKVGQDMGRRMAELSKPMGVIGREMGALGRQRAQAQREAELAMKAVFKQALGSGKAVATTPSA, from the coding sequence ATGGACGTATTGCAAACTCTGGTGCCTGCCGTCGGCTGGGCGCTGTTGCATTTTATCTGGCAGGGCCTGCTGATCGGCTGGGCCGTGGCGTTGTCCATGCACCTGCTGCGCCGCGCCCGGCCGCACACCCGTTACGCGGTGGCCTGCGCTGGCTTGCTGCTGTGCGCGGCGCTGCCGGTTGCCAGCGTCCTCAGCCAGCTCCACGCCGCCGATGCCTCTCCTGGCGCCAGCCTCGGCGCCATCACCCTGATTCCTTCGTTTGTATCCGGCGCCAATGCCGCGCCTGTCTCCTTGCTGGACCAGCCCGCGCTGGCCGGCTGGGAAGCCGTGCTGCGCGGCCAGCTGCCGTGGGTCGTCGGCCTGTGGCTGGCCGGTGCGGCGCTGATGTCGCTGCGCCTGGCCATCGGCCTCAAGTGGGTAGCCGAACGCACCCGCAGCGACCGCTACACCGTCAACCACTACTGGCAGCGCCGCCTCTCGTGCCTGGCGCGCCGCGCCGGCCTCGACCTGCACGTGCGCCTCGGCGTGGCCGATGGCCTCGACAGCCCGGTCACGGCCGGCTGCTGGCGTCCGATCGTGCTGGTGCCGGCATCCCTGATCACCGGCATGCCGCCCGAATTGCTCGAAGCGTTGCTGGCGCACGAGCTGGCGCACATCAAGCGCCGTGATTACCTGGTCAACCTGATTCAAAGCGCGGTGGAAATCGTGCTGTTCTATCACCCAAGTGTTTGGGCCTTGTCGCGCCGCATCCGCATAGAGCGAGAACAAATCGCCGATGACCTGGCAGTGTCCATGCTCGGTCAACCGCAGATGCTGGCAAAGGCCTTGTCCGAGCTGGATAAATTCCAGTTCGATACCGTACAACTTGCCCACGCGGCGCATGGAGGAAATCTTATGTCTCGTATTAAACGCTTGCTGCGTCCCGATGTCGAACCGGTCAGCTGGAAAATGGTGGTCCCGCTGCTGGGCCTGTGCGCAGCCAGCGCCGTATTCTATGTGCAGGCCGCGCCCAACCCGCCGGCCGCTGCGCAGCCTGGCGCCGCACTGGCGCCGACAGCGGCTGCCGTGGCCGCTGTGCAGGAGGCATCGAATGCGCTTGATGTGTCGAATGCTACAGATGCGGCCGATGCGCCGAGTTCGCCCGATGCGATGGATGCGGCCGAGGCGTCGGAAGTTGCTGCTTCTGCCGAGCCGTTAGCCGCAGTGGCCCCGGCCGCGCCGGCCATGCCCGCACTGCCGCCAGTCCCTGCCGCGCCGAAAGCTGTTCCGGAACTGGTCGCGCTCGCTGCCCCCGCAGCCCCCGCTGCCCCCGCAGCCCCCGCTGCGCCGGCAGCACCAGCAGCTCCAGCGGCCCCAGCAGCCCCGGCAGCGCCGATGGCTGACCATGCCATGCAATCCCAAGTCAGTATCGAGGGGATGACCATGCTCAGAGGCAAGCGCGACAGCGCGTATGCGCTGGTGCCGCTCGACCGTAGCCGCATGCTGATCGCCGGCAACACCGACGACATGCTCAAGGTGGCTGACCTGCGCAAGACCATCAAGGGCGAATTCATCTGGTTTGCCGAGCGCGACAAGAGCTACGTGATCGAAGACCCGGCGCTGGTGGCGCAAGCGATTGCCGCCTGGGTGCCGGTGCAGAAACTCGACGCGCAAATGAAGGTTCACGGCGACAAGATGCAGGCGCAAGGCAAGGTGATGGAAGCGGCCGCCGAGAAAATGCGCCTGAACCTGGAGGCCAATGGCGGGCTGCGCGAGGTCGAGCAGCGTGGCCACGAGATCGGCCGCGCCGCCGCCCAACAGGCCATCATTGCCCAAAGCCTGGCACAGGTGGCGCTGGAGCGCGCGGCCTTGCCCGCCTCGGACACCGACAAGCGGGCCGCGCTCGACGCCCGGCGCGCGCAGTTGCAGGCGCAGCTGGCGCCACTGGCGCGCGAGATGGACGCCCAGCAACTCCGCCTGGTGGCGCAGTCGGCCAAAGTGGGCCAGGACATGGGCCGCCGCATGGCCGAACTGAGCAAGCCGATGGGCGTGATAGGCCGCGAAATGGGCGCACTGGGGCGCCAGCGTGCGCAAGCCCAGCGCGAGGCCGAACTGGCCATGAAAGCGGTATTCAAACAAGCGCTCGGCAGCGGCAAGGCCGTGGCCACCACGCCGTCGGCCTGA
- a CDS encoding UvrD-helicase domain-containing protein, whose translation MQNLLHNLNDEQLAAVTLPAQSALILAGAGSGKTRVLTTRIAWLIQTGQVSPSGILAVTFTNKAAKEMMTRLSAMMPINTRGMWIGTFHGLCNRLLRTHYRDAALPQTFQILDSQDQLSAIKRLIKANNVDDEKFPPKEVMYFINGAKDQGLRADKIEPYNADERKKVELYQLYDDQCQREGVVDFAELLLRTYELLSRNQPLRQHYQQRFQHILVDEFQDTNDLQYKWLKLLAGHGEGGGGALFAVGDDDQSIYAFRGANVGNMIAFEREFHVKNLIKLEQNYRSHGHILDAANVLIANNSKRLGKNLRTDAGHGEQVRVYEATSDLGEAQWIIEETKNLIADGAARSEIAVLYRSNAQSRVIEHALFSAGIPYHVYGGLRYFQRAEVKHLISYLQLMDNPHNDSAFMRVVNFPTRGIGARTIENLQGASAQYGVSLYAAVPYMTGKGGTSLAGFVKLIESARFESQQMALPELVRLVLEASGLLTHYQTEKEGADRIENLEQMVSAATQFVAEEGYGHGAPAHLGPQSQAQAGAAIVNEDGVEILDADAPLATVMSPLSAFLSHASLEAGDNQATAGQQAVQMMTVHSAKGLEFNNVFITGLEEGLFPHESSSREEGGVEEERRLMYVAITRARQRLYLCFAQTRMLHGQTRYNMKSRFFDELPEDALKWLSAKAQTHWFANKKTAWDEAPLIGSDNAIAQKMQQKSSGWRIGESVEHAKFGEGVIVNIEGSGANARAQINFGSAGMKVLDLSIAKLERLGR comes from the coding sequence ATGCAAAATCTTCTCCATAACCTGAACGACGAACAACTGGCCGCCGTCACCCTGCCGGCCCAGAGCGCCCTGATCCTGGCGGGCGCCGGTTCCGGCAAAACCCGCGTGCTGACCACCCGTATCGCTTGGTTGATCCAGACCGGGCAGGTGTCGCCGTCGGGCATCCTGGCCGTGACCTTTACCAATAAAGCCGCCAAGGAGATGATGACGCGCCTGTCGGCCATGATGCCGATTAACACGCGCGGCATGTGGATCGGCACCTTCCACGGCCTGTGCAACCGGCTGCTGCGTACGCACTACCGCGACGCCGCGCTGCCGCAGACGTTCCAGATTCTCGATTCGCAAGATCAGCTGTCCGCCATCAAGCGCCTGATCAAGGCCAATAATGTCGATGACGAAAAGTTTCCACCGAAAGAGGTGATGTACTTCATCAACGGCGCCAAGGACCAGGGCCTGCGTGCCGACAAGATCGAACCGTACAACGCCGATGAGCGCAAGAAGGTCGAGCTCTACCAGCTGTACGACGATCAATGCCAGCGCGAAGGCGTGGTCGATTTTGCCGAGCTGCTGCTGCGCACGTATGAACTGCTGAGCCGCAACCAGCCGCTGCGCCAGCACTACCAGCAGCGCTTCCAGCACATCCTGGTCGATGAGTTTCAGGATACCAACGATTTGCAGTACAAGTGGCTCAAGCTGCTGGCCGGCCATGGCGAAGGCGGCGGCGGGGCCTTGTTCGCGGTTGGCGACGACGACCAGAGCATTTACGCGTTCCGCGGCGCCAACGTGGGCAACATGATTGCGTTCGAGCGCGAGTTTCACGTCAAGAACCTGATCAAGCTGGAGCAGAACTACCGCTCGCACGGCCATATCCTCGATGCGGCCAACGTGCTCATAGCCAACAACAGCAAGCGCCTGGGCAAGAACCTGCGCACCGACGCCGGCCACGGCGAGCAGGTGCGCGTGTATGAAGCCACGTCCGACCTGGGCGAGGCGCAGTGGATCATCGAGGAAACGAAAAACCTGATCGCCGACGGCGCCGCGCGCAGCGAAATCGCCGTGCTGTACCGGTCCAACGCGCAGTCGCGCGTGATCGAGCACGCGCTGTTCTCGGCCGGCATTCCGTACCACGTGTACGGCGGCCTGCGCTACTTCCAGCGCGCCGAGGTCAAGCACCTGATCTCGTACCTGCAATTGATGGACAACCCGCACAACGACTCGGCCTTCATGCGCGTGGTGAACTTCCCCACGCGCGGCATCGGCGCCCGCACCATCGAGAACTTGCAGGGCGCGTCAGCCCAGTACGGCGTGTCGCTGTACGCGGCCGTGCCTTACATGACCGGCAAGGGCGGCACGTCGCTGGCCGGGTTCGTCAAATTGATCGAAAGCGCGCGCTTCGAGAGCCAGCAGATGGCGTTGCCGGAGCTGGTGCGCCTGGTATTGGAAGCGAGCGGCCTGCTTACCCACTACCAGACCGAGAAGGAAGGCGCCGACCGCATCGAAAACCTGGAGCAAATGGTCAGCGCCGCCACCCAGTTCGTGGCGGAAGAGGGCTACGGTCACGGCGCCCCCGCGCACCTGGGGCCGCAGTCGCAGGCGCAGGCGGGCGCGGCCATTGTCAACGAGGATGGCGTCGAAATTTTAGATGCCGACGCGCCGCTGGCTACCGTGATGTCGCCGCTGTCGGCGTTCCTGTCGCACGCATCGCTCGAAGCGGGCGACAACCAGGCCACGGCCGGCCAGCAGGCGGTGCAGATGATGACCGTGCACTCGGCCAAAGGCCTGGAATTTAACAACGTGTTCATCACCGGGCTGGAAGAGGGCCTGTTCCCGCACGAGAGCAGTTCGCGCGAGGAGGGCGGCGTGGAGGAAGAGCGGCGCCTGATGTACGTGGCGATCACGCGCGCGCGCCAGCGCCTGTACCTGTGCTTCGCGCAAACGCGCATGTTGCACGGCCAAACCCGTTACAACATGAAATCGCGCTTCTTCGACGAGTTGCCGGAAGATGCACTCAAGTGGCTGTCGGCCAAGGCGCAAACCCACTGGTTCGCCAACAAGAAAACCGCGTGGGACGAGGCGCCATTGATCGGCTCGGACAATGCGATCGCCCAGAAAATGCAGCAAAAGTCATCGGGCTGGCGCATCGGCGAATCGGTCGAGCATGCCAAGTTCGGCGAGGGCGTGATCGTCAACATCGAAGGCAGCGGCGCCAATGCCCGCGCGCAGATCAATTTCGGCAGCGCCGGGATGAAGGTGCTCGATTTGAGTATTGCCAAGCTGGAGCGGTTGGGGCGATAA
- a CDS encoding BPSS1780 family membrane protein produces the protein MTKYTARTGVHWVKQGLLLFRKQPGGLMALFFCCMFLSMFIMIIPVGQLAVFLLTPLFSVAMLEGCRHADEGKRALPNLLLSGFRKPARGPLLTLGALNLVVLLLAAVVVYSMSGDVLARIAEHPDKVDPALLQTMVVPMLIASAMYTITWILTCFAAPLVFWQKITVGKALFFSVVSVVRAFKPMFIATAALHLLYFVSSNIVAMIFGASQMAMAGIFTLLLLLIVLAHCTLYVAYRDMFDHPQAAAPVDLEKHDRPDTMA, from the coding sequence ATGACTAAATACACCGCCCGCACCGGCGTGCACTGGGTTAAACAGGGCCTGCTGCTGTTCCGCAAGCAACCCGGCGGCCTGATGGCGCTGTTCTTTTGCTGCATGTTCCTGTCGATGTTCATCATGATCATCCCGGTCGGACAACTGGCCGTATTCCTGCTCACTCCGCTATTTTCGGTGGCCATGCTCGAAGGTTGCCGGCACGCGGACGAGGGCAAGCGCGCACTGCCCAATTTGTTGCTGAGCGGCTTCCGCAAGCCTGCCCGCGGTCCGCTGCTGACGCTGGGCGCGCTCAACCTGGTGGTATTGCTGCTCGCTGCCGTCGTGGTCTACAGCATGTCGGGCGACGTGCTGGCCCGCATCGCCGAGCATCCGGACAAGGTCGATCCCGCCCTGCTGCAAACCATGGTGGTGCCGATGCTGATCGCCTCGGCCATGTACACCATCACCTGGATCCTGACCTGCTTTGCCGCGCCGCTGGTGTTCTGGCAAAAAATCACGGTGGGCAAGGCGTTGTTCTTCAGCGTGGTATCGGTGGTGCGCGCCTTCAAGCCGATGTTCATCGCGACGGCGGCGCTGCACCTGCTGTATTTCGTCAGCTCCAACATCGTCGCGATGATCTTCGGTGCGTCGCAAATGGCGATGGCGGGGATTTTCACGCTGTTGCTGCTGTTGATCGTGCTGGCGCACTGCACCCTGTATGTGGCGTACCGCGACATGTTCGACCACCCGCAGGCAGCGGCGCCGGTGGATCTGGAAAAGCACGACAGGCCGGATACGATGGCGTAA